Below is a genomic region from Burkholderia pyrrocinia.
CATGCCTGAACGTGACGGAGCGAAGCGATGACGCAATTGTTCGATACGCTGGGTTTCATCGACGCATCGGCCGCGCGCGCCGGTGCCGCCGCAACGGCGCATGAAGCGGCGGCCGCGCCGACTGGCGGAGTTGCCGTGTCGCTGGAGCAGGTCGGCAAGGTGTTCGCGACGCCGCGCGGCCAGGCCGCCGCGCTGCGCGACGTGACGCTCGACGTGCGGCGCGGGGAGGTGTTCGGGATCATCGGCCGCAGCGGCGCCGGGAAGTCGACGCTGCTGCGGCTCGTGAACGGCCTCGAACGGCCGAGCTCGGGCCGCGTGCGCGTGCAGGGCGTCGACGTCGGCGCGCTCGACGAGGACGGCCTCGTCGTTTTGCGCCGCCGCACCGGCATGGTGTTCCAGCATTTCAACCTGCTGTCCGCGAAGACGGTGTTCGAGAACGTCGCGCTGCCGCTGAAGATCGCCGGCGTGCCGAAGGCCGAGCGCGTGCGCAAGGTCGAGGCGCTGCTCGAACTCGTCGGGCTGACCGCGAAGCGCGACGCGTATCCGGCGAGCCTGTCGGGCGGGCAGAAGCAGCGCGTCGGCATTGCCCGCGCGCTCGTGCACGATCCCGAAGTGCTGCTGTGCGACGAGGCGACGTCGGCGCTCGATCCCGAGACGACGCAGTCGATTCTCGCGCTGCTCGCCGACATCAACCGCCGCCTCGGGCTGACGATCGTGCTGATCACGCACGAGATGGAGGTGATCCGCGCGGTGTGCGACACGGTCGCGGTGATCGAACAGGGCGAAGTCGTCGAAACGGGCCCCGTGTGGCGCGTGTTCGGCGATCCGCGCCACGGCGCGACGCGCGCGCTGCTCAGCACGCTGGTGCACGACCTGCCGGCCGAACTGGCCGCGCGCGTGCAGCCGCTGCCCGAGCAGGCCGCGTTGCCGGACGGCGCGCAGGTCGTGCTCGACGTTCGTTATACGGGCGAAAGCGGCGGCGAGCCGGACGTCGGCGCGCTCGCGGCGGCGCTCGGCGGCTCCGTGCGTTTCCTGCACGGCGGGATCGAGCGCATCCAGGGGCGTGCGCAGGGGCGGCTTGTGATCGCGGCTTCGCCGCGCGTGGATGAAGTCGGTCATTCGTCGGCTCGCGGCGGCGCGGTCGCCGCGCTGCTCGAACGTGCGCGCCGCCACGCGAATCACGCGGAGGTGCTCGGCTATGTTTGAGCTCTGGTGGCCCGAGCTGCTCGACGCGATCCGCGACACGCTGTCGATGGTCGCCGCGTCGGCCGCGATCGCGGCGCTGATCGGCATCCCGCTTGCGGTGATCCTCGTGACGACCGCACCCGGCGGCATCTACGCGCGGCGCGGCGTGAACGCGGTGCTCGGCGCGCTCGTCAACGTGTTCCGCTCGACGCCGTTCATCATCCTGCTCGTCGCGCTGCTGCCGTTCACGCGCGTGCTGATCGGCACGACGATCGGCGTATGGGCGGCCGTCGTGCCGCTGTCGATCGCCGCGATCCCGTTCTTCGCGCGGATCGCCGAAGTGAGCCTGCGCGAAGTCGATCGCGGGCTGATCGAGGCCGCGCTCGCGATGGGCGCGAAGCGCCGCCACATCGTGTGGCACGTGCTGCTGCCGGAGGCGCTGCCCGGCATGCTCGGCGGCTTCACGATCACCGTCGTCGCGCTGATCGGCTCGACCGCGATGGCGGGCGCCGTCGGCGCGGGCGGGCTCGGCGATCTCGCGATCCGCTACGGCTATCAGCGCTTCGATACCACGGTGATGGTGACCGTGATCGTGATCCTGATCGCACTCGTTTCGGCCGTGCAAATCACGGGCGACCGCCTGGTCCGACGTGTGACCCGGCGTACCTGAGCGACGCCACGAGCGTCCGCTCGCTTCATTCATGACCCTGAGAGAACCCTACCCATGACCTTGCCCATCGGCGCGCCGCGCGAATGGAACGGACAATTCGAGGAAGCGCTGTTTCTCGACGTAGCGCGACGCCATCGTCCCGGCTTTCCCGACAAACTCGCCACGCCGCCGCGCGAGCCGCACAACGCGGACGAACTGGCCGCCGTCGCCGACTACTACACGAAGATGGCGTCGCACGACCTGTTCATCGTGCAGGTCGTCGCGAAGGCGATCGACACGCTGTTCCGCGACGATCCGCATTTCCAGCTGATCCTGTCGCGCCAGCTCGGCGACGACGGCGCGCACGCGGTGATCGGCCGCGAGCGCGTGACCGAACTGACGGGGCGCGATCCGCTGCCGGAAGTCGACCGGCTCGTCGCCGCGCACTGGGCGCGTATCGGCGATATCGCGGTGCGCGATGTCGCGGGTTTTCTCGCGTTCGAATGGCATTACGAGCTGCACATCCTCGCGAAGCTGTGGATCCAGCGCAAGACCGGCCGTATCGGCGACAGCGCGATGCGCGAGCACGGCGAGAACCGGATCCGGCCGGACGAGGAGTGGCATCGCGTGCAGATCGTCCAGTGGTGGTTCGACACGTTGAAGGCGCTGCCGGCTGCCGAGCGCGAAGCGCTGATCGATCGCGTGATCGCGGCCGACGAGGAAACGCAGGTGCGGCTCGACGGTTATCTGCACGACGAGTACGCGCATACCGCGCGCGTGTTCGGCGCGGATATCGACGAATACCGCGCGATCTACGACGACTGGCGGCGCGAGATCCTGTCGCGGTTGACCGGCAGGCGCCAACTCGGGAAACTCGTGCCGTTGTCGGAAGCCGTCTCGACCCAGGAACAGGAAGCCGTCGCATGAACGATCCACGCGGCCCGGCGACGCTCGCCGCGGCAACGGATGTCTCGGCAATCGATCCGGACGCACTTGCGCGCGTCATCGACGCGCTGCGCGCAACCGCCGCCGCACGCGATCGCGCGGGCGGTCACGCGGCGCAGGAGAAGCTGTGGCTCGCCGACGCGGGCCTGCTGACGCTTGCGGTGCCGCGCGCGTTCGGCGGGCAGGAAGCCGCGTGGCCGGCAATCTACGACGCGATCCGGCAGATCGCGCGCGTCGACAGCGCGCTCGCGCATCTCGTCGGGTTCCAGTGCCTGCAGGTGGTGAGCGTCGACGTGTGGGGCAGCGCCGCGCAGCGCGAACGCTATCTGCGCGGCACGGTCGAGCAGCGCTGGTGGTGGGGCAACGCGGTCAATCCGCTCGACGCGCGGCTCGTGGCCACCGCGACGCCGGATGGCGGCTACCGGCTCGACGGCGTGAAGGGCTTCTGTTCGGGCACGCGCGGCTCGCAGCGGATGACGGTGTCCGCGCACGATCCGGAAACGGGCCGCACGGTGTTCGGTGTGGTGCCGACCGATCGTCCGGGGATCGTAGTCAACGACGACTGGGATCCGATCGGCCAGCGCCAGACCGACAGCGGCAGCGTGCGCTTCGACGGCGTGACGCTCGCGCCGGACGAGGTGCTGCACCGTTCCGAGGCGCCGCCGACGCCGCGCGCGACGCTGCGCACGCTCGTGTCGCAGCTCGTGCTGACGAACCTGTTCGTCGGGCTCGCGGAAGGCGCGCTGGTTGAGGCGCGCGATTATGTGCTGAAGCACGGCCGGCCGTGGATTCACTCGGACGCGGCACAGGCGAGCGACGATCCGTACACATTGCAGCGCTTCGGCGATATGCGCGTGCGGGCTGTTGCCGCGGCGGCGCTGGCCGATCGCGCGGCCGGCGCGTTGCAGCACGCATGGGCGCGGCACGATGCGTTGACGGCGGACGAGCGAGCCGAAGTGGCGCTCGCGGTATCGGACGCGAAGATCGTCGCGCAGCGCGCGGCGCTCGACAACGGCGAGGCGCTGTTCGATGCATGCGGTGCACGCGCGACAGCCGCGTCGCTCGGCCTCGACCGCTTCTGGCGAAATGCGCGTACGCATACGCTGCACGATCCGCTCGACTACCGGCTGCGCGACGTGGGCCGGTTCGCGCTGACGGGAGAATTGCCGCCGGCGTCGCTCTATACGTGACGACGGAGCAGGCGCGGGGGCGCTTCGTGGCGGCTCCGCGCCGACCGGCAAGCGCCGGTGCCTGCCGCCTATACCGACACATCGTTCGTTCCGCCCGCTGGACGCCTTACGACGGATTCGTGGTCACGGGTTGGCCCGTGCATACGGTCGTGCGCAGACGGGTCGCCGTGCGCGACGGCGCGCTGAACGGGCAGCCGGCAGGGCGGGCCGAGACGTTTCTGGATACGGCGGCGTAGCCTGCTGCGGCGACCGGGAAACCGGCGTGCCGCGTGAGATCGTGGCGCCATCGGCGCGATGGCGCCGATGGCTTGCCTTGCGGCGTCAAGCAACCGTCTCTTGACGCTTCACGGGCCGAGCACGCTTACCAGCGGTAGCCGACGCCCGCGCCCGCACCGAACGAGCCGTGGCCGGAAACCGCCGTCGTCACCGAACCCTTGACCAGCCATTTCGCCGTCGCGACGGAAAGACCGACCGCCATGGCGCTTTGACCGCCATACGTCCCGCCGCCGAGCGCGACCACCTTTTCACCCGGCAGCACGGCTTGCGGCATGTTCGCCATCGCGATCGCGCTTGCAGTGCCCGCGTTCGCGTCTTTGCGGTACTTCGACATTTCTTCGCGAACCGAATTGATTGCGCCGTTCAACTGACGCACGTTGACGCCGTCCGTCGGCGCCGTGCCGTCGGCCATGTTGGTGAGCTGACGCTCGGCGCCCGGCGCGCCGAGCGATACCGTGTTGTCCCGATCGGCGATCGAATTCGCCCCCAACGCGACCGAATTGCTGGCGGTTGCGCGGCTGTTCGTGCCGATCGCGGTAGAGTCCTTGCCGGACACATTCGACCCTGCGCCGATCGCCGTTCCGTTCGGTGCGGTGACTTTCGAATTCGTGCCGATGGCGGTTCCGTTCGTCGCCGTGACGGTGGAATTGACGCCGACGCCCGTACCGTTGTCGCCCGAGACATTGGAGCCGTTGCCGACCGCGGTCCCGTTCGGCACGCTGACCAGCGTATTTTTGCCGATTGCGGTGCCCGTATCGCTCGTCACCGTGCCGCTCGGGACGCTCGACGAAATTTTGCCGACGGTCGTCGTGAGCGTTGCCAGATTCGCCGTCAACGTGGAAACCTGGTTTGCGATCGAGAAGAGCTGCGAGCCGTTCACCGCATCCGTGCTGGTCGCGCTGATCGCGCCGGCCGCGACGTTCACGATCTGACGCTCGGCGCCCTTGCTGCCGACGCTGACCACACCCACCGGCGTGCCCGCGAAGCCGCCGTAGCTGACGCCGTTGAGCGTCACGCTGTTGACGGTGGTGAAAGCGCGCGTGGACGCGTTCGAGCCCAGTGCGACGGAATTCGCATCGGCGGCGTTCGCGCCTTCGCCGATCGCAACCGCATTCACCGCGGATGCCGTCGCACGGGCAATGGCGATGCTCCCGACAGCGGAGGCCGAACTGTCGACGCCGAGCGCTACCGCATCGTTCGCGCCGGCGTTTGCCTGAAAGCCGAGCGCCGTACCGCCGGCTGCAATGCTGCCCTTGCCCACGGCCGTGGAAAATGTCGCGGTGGCGCTGGCGCCTTGCCCGACCGCCGTCGACTGGTCGACGGCGATCGCGCCCTGGCCGAAGGCGGATGCCGTCGCGCCGTTCGCGATGGCTCCGTTACCGACTGCCGTCGCCTG
It encodes:
- a CDS encoding acyl-CoA dehydrogenase family protein, whose translation is MNDPRGPATLAAATDVSAIDPDALARVIDALRATAAARDRAGGHAAQEKLWLADAGLLTLAVPRAFGGQEAAWPAIYDAIRQIARVDSALAHLVGFQCLQVVSVDVWGSAAQRERYLRGTVEQRWWWGNAVNPLDARLVATATPDGGYRLDGVKGFCSGTRGSQRMTVSAHDPETGRTVFGVVPTDRPGIVVNDDWDPIGQRQTDSGSVRFDGVTLAPDEVLHRSEAPPTPRATLRTLVSQLVLTNLFVGLAEGALVEARDYVLKHGRPWIHSDAAQASDDPYTLQRFGDMRVRAVAAAALADRAAGALQHAWARHDALTADERAEVALAVSDAKIVAQRAALDNGEALFDACGARATAASLGLDRFWRNARTHTLHDPLDYRLRDVGRFALTGELPPASLYT
- a CDS encoding methionine ABC transporter ATP-binding protein, giving the protein MTQLFDTLGFIDASAARAGAAATAHEAAAAPTGGVAVSLEQVGKVFATPRGQAAALRDVTLDVRRGEVFGIIGRSGAGKSTLLRLVNGLERPSSGRVRVQGVDVGALDEDGLVVLRRRTGMVFQHFNLLSAKTVFENVALPLKIAGVPKAERVRKVEALLELVGLTAKRDAYPASLSGGQKQRVGIARALVHDPEVLLCDEATSALDPETTQSILALLADINRRLGLTIVLITHEMEVIRAVCDTVAVIEQGEVVETGPVWRVFGDPRHGATRALLSTLVHDLPAELAARVQPLPEQAALPDGAQVVLDVRYTGESGGEPDVGALAAALGGSVRFLHGGIERIQGRAQGRLVIAASPRVDEVGHSSARGGAVAALLERARRHANHAEVLGYV
- a CDS encoding YadA family autotransporter adhesin, whose product is MNKNHRGLGNPARRVPAKSKAVLAAAVGAAVVAFTASAPARADYVQNGTSTETAAGCVGNIAISGSGTYPATATGCDNVAIGTAAAANSGSSTGAYSETVAIGRMSAATGAFATAVGGNAVATGDQATAMGAASSAVGTQATAVGNGAIANGATASAFGQGAIAVDQSTAVGQGASATATFSTAVGKGSIAAGGTALGFQANAGANDAVALGVDSSASAVGSIAIARATASAVNAVAIGEGANAADANSVALGSNASTRAFTTVNSVTLNGVSYGGFAGTPVGVVSVGSKGAERQIVNVAAGAISATSTDAVNGSQLFSIANQVSTLTANLATLTTTVGKISSSVPSGTVTSDTGTAIGKNTLVSVPNGTAVGNGSNVSGDNGTGVGVNSTVTATNGTAIGTNSKVTAPNGTAIGAGSNVSGKDSTAIGTNSRATASNSVALGANSIADRDNTVSLGAPGAERQLTNMADGTAPTDGVNVRQLNGAINSVREEMSKYRKDANAGTASAIAMANMPQAVLPGEKVVALGGGTYGGQSAMAVGLSVATAKWLVKGSVTTAVSGHGSFGAGAGVGYRW
- a CDS encoding methionine ABC transporter permease → MFELWWPELLDAIRDTLSMVAASAAIAALIGIPLAVILVTTAPGGIYARRGVNAVLGALVNVFRSTPFIILLVALLPFTRVLIGTTIGVWAAVVPLSIAAIPFFARIAEVSLREVDRGLIEAALAMGAKRRHIVWHVLLPEALPGMLGGFTITVVALIGSTAMAGAVGAGGLGDLAIRYGYQRFDTTVMVTVIVILIALVSAVQITGDRLVRRVTRRT